The Syntrophaceae bacterium DNA segment ACGGACAAGCCGGGGCTTTTCGAGATCGCCCGGGGGGGCACGGTCTTCCTGGACGAGATCGCCGAACTGTCTCCTTTCCTCCAGGTAAAGCTTCTCCGGGTCGTCCAGGAAAAGACCTTCCGCCGCATCGGCGGGGCCGAGGAAATCCGGGTGGATGTCCGGATCATCTCCGCGACCAATCAGGATCTGTCGAAAAAGGTCGGGGACGGGACATTCCGGGAGGACCTCTTCTACCGTCTGAACGTGATTCCCATTCACCTGCCGCCACTCAGGGAACGGAAGGAAGACATCCCGGCGCTGACCCAGTTCTTCATCGAGAAATACTCCCGGGCCTTCGGAAAAGAGGTCCAGCGCATCTCCACGTATGCCATGGAGCTGCTCATGGACTACCCCTTTCCGGGCAACGTCCGGGAACTGGAGAACATCATCGAGCGCAGCATCGCCCTGGAGACGTCGAACATCATCCTGCCGGAAAACCTGGTCCTGTCGGGGAGCGCTTCGGGACAGGCGCTGCCGGTCATCGATATCGACATCCCCTCGGAAGGGATTCTGCTCAATGACGAGCTGGCGGAGATCGAGCGCCGGATCATCCGGAAAGCGCTCCTGATGACGGAAGGCTCCAAGACGAAGGCCGCCGAGCTTCTGCACGTAAGTTTCGATTCCCTGCGGTATCGCATGGAAAAACTGGGCATCGCCTGACAGGGAGGCGAAAGAAAGGATACCGGATGAGCGAAGGCCCCTTCATCCTTGCCATCGACAACGGAACGCAGAGCGTTCGCGCCCTGCTGTTCGACCTCAGGGGGAACCTGGTCGCCAAGTCGCGGGTTCTTCTGGAGCCGTATTTCTCGGAGAAGCCGGGCTGGGCGGAGCAGGATCCCCGTTATTACTGGGACCGTCTGTGTCAGGCCTGCCATGAGCTGTGGAGGCAGAAGGCCGTTCCGAAGGAAGCCATTCGGGCCGCTGCCCTGACCACGCAGCGGTGCACGGTGATCAACGTCGACCGGGAAGGACGGCCGCTCCGGCCCGCCATCGTCTGGCTGGACCAGCGGCGCACCGAGGGGCTCAAACCCATCGGCGGCTTCTGGGGTGCCGCCTTCCGCGTCGCCGGCATGACCGGGACCGCCGCCTATCTGCAGGCGGAGGCCGAGGCCAACTGGATCAAGACCCACCAGCCGGACATCTGGAAAAAGACGCACAAGTTCCTCTTCCTGTCGGGATATCTCACCCATTGCCTGACGGGACACTTCGTGGACTCCGTGAGCAGCCAGGTGGGATACGTTCCCTTCGACTACAAGCGGCTGCGCTGGGCGTCTTCGTGGGACTGGAAATGGCGGATCCTGCCGGTGGAGCCCTCCATGCTGGTGGATCTCGTTCCCGCCGCCCAGACCCTGGGAGAGATTTCCCCGGAGGCCGCGGAGGCGACGGGCATCCCGGCGGGCCTTCCCCTCATCGCCGCAGCGGCCGACAAGGCCTGCGAGGTGATCGGGGCGGGCTGCCTGGAACCGGATGTCGCCTGCCTGAGCTACGGGACGACCGCCACCATCAACACGACCCACCGGAAATACCTGGAGGCCATTCCGTTGATCCCGCCCTATCCCTCGGCCGTTCCGGGGGCCTACAGCCAGGAGATCATGGTGTATCGGGGCTATTGGATGGTGAGCTGGTTCAAGCGCGAGTTTGCCGACCGCGAGCTTGCCCTGGCCATGGAGAAGGGCGTGGAGCCCGAGATTCTGTTAGACGAGCTGCTCCGGGAGTCACCCCCGGGGGCGCAGGGGCTGGTGCTCCAGCCTTACTGGTCGCCGGGCGTCAAGGTTCCCGGCCCGGAAGCGAGGGGCGCCATCATCGGTTTCGGTGACGTACACAACCGGGCCCATGTCTATCGGGCCATCCTGGAGGGCGTTGCCTATGCGCTCCGGGAGGGGAAGGAGCGGACGGAAAAGCGGAGCGGCATTCCCATCACGGCCATTCGGGTTGCCGGAGGCGGCTCCCAGAGCGACGGGGCCATGCAGCTGACGGCGGACATCTTCGGTCTGCCCACGGCGAGGCCCCACATCTACGAGACATCGGGCCTCGGTGCCGCCATCGACGCCGCCGTCGGCGCGGGATTGCATCCCGATTTCCCGACGGCGGTCCGGGAAATGACCCGGGTAGGCCGGGTCTTCGAACCCGATCCCGCCACCCATCGCCTTTACGACGAGCTTTACCGGCGCGTCTACTGCCAGATGTACGGGCGGCTGAAGCCGCTCTACGAGGAAATCTGCAGGATAGCCCGGCTCTGACCGGGATACGAAACCGGCGATCGCCTGGGAAATCCAGCCCGCAGAGAGGTCGCAGGCGCACCGCGAAGAAAAATATCCTTGTCTTTTTGACGGGTATCGCTATAATCCAGCGCCGGTCCGGCAAAGTCGGAGAGGCCGGGAAAAGGTTCCGATGGACGTTCAGTTTGCCCCCTGGCGAATGGCCTATATCAAGGGAGAAAAGGCGAAAGGGTGCGTCTTCTGCAAAGAGGAGGCCCGCGAGGACGATCTTCTGCTCTGGGAGGGAACGACATGCCTCGTGATGCTGAACCGCTATCCCTACAACAACGGGCACCTGCTGGTGATGCCGGTCCGCCATGTCGCAAACATCGAGGACCTGACGGGAGAGGAAAAAACGGAGCTGTTCGATCTGCTGGACCGCTCCGTGCGGGTCCTCCGGGATGCCCTCGGTCCGGAGGGGATCAACATCGGCATCAACCTGGGCCGGGCGGCCGGCGCCGGCGTGGAGGACCACCTGCATATCCACGTGGTTCCCCGCTGGTCGGGAGACACGAATTCCATGACGGTGGTGGGCGGAATCCGGATCATTCCGGACAGCCTTACCGGGACCCGGGACGAATTGAAGCCCCGTTTTGAAAAAGCCGCTTCCGGAGGCGTGAGATGAAGGTAGTCTATATAGTCCTCGTCCTGCTGTTTGTGCTCCTGGTTGTCACCTTTTCGCTGCAGAATCAGACGGACGTGGTCATTCAATACTACGACCTGATTCCGAAAGTCTCGATCGCAACGTATATGATCATCTTCCTGTCTTTCCTCGTGGGCGTCATCTTCACGGGATTCCTTGGGGTCATCGAGCGCTTCCAGCTCAACCGCACGATCACAAGGCTCAACAAGCAGATCCGGGAACTGCGGCGGGAGATCCGGGCCAGCGAGGCCCCACCGGTCATCGAGGAGGGGAACCCCGAGAGCAAGCCGTAAAGAAAAGCAGGAAAATGCCGGAACGAAAAAGGGGAACGGATTGAAATCTGTTCCCCTTTCAATTGGTTACGGCAAGGAGGAACCGGCCTCCTTCTGTTACAGCCCGATCTTCTCCTGGACGCTGCACATCGCCGCGAGGGACAGTTCGACGAACTCGGGAAGCGGGATCCCAATTGTCTCGCATTCCAGGATGTTCTCCCGCCGGACGGAGGCCGCAAAGGCCTTCTCCTTCATCCGCTTCACCACCGATTTCACCTTGACGCTTGCCACCTTCCGGTCCGGCTGGACCAGGGCCGTCGCAGTGATGAGGCCGGTGATCGTTTCGCCGGCCGCCAGGGCGTGATGGAAATCCGTCTTCCGCGGGAGCTTCGAGGCCGTCTCGTTATGCCGGAGAATGGCGTCGATCATCTCCGGATCGTATCCCCGTTCGCGAAGGATCCTCTCCGCCTCGATGCCGTGGCGGGTCAGATCGCCCCCCACTCGTTCGATATCCAGGTCGTGAAGCAGGCCCGCCATGGCCCACAGGTCTTCATTTTTACCCAGGCGACGGGCCAGGGAGCGCATCACCGCCTCGGAGGCGTAGCTGTGGGCGAGCATCCGCTCGTCCGTGACGTGAGCTTCCAGCAAAGAAACGGCCTCTTGACGGTCCGGGATCATGACTCCGCCTCCTTCCCTTTTGAGAGACGTCATGCCTGCACCGGCCTGCCGCCGCCGGGGCTGTTCTTGATTTGCCAATGACAGGCAGACCCGGTCTTTCCCATGGCGTTTTGCCTCGTACATGAGCGAATCGGCCCGGGTGATGAAGGATCGGGATTCCTCCTCCGTCTCGCACTGGGAGATGCCGATGCTGATGGTCTTGTGAACCGTTTCACCGTTCCGGGGCCGGAAGGCATGGGCCCGGAAGTCCGCCCGCATCCGTTCGGCCATGACGGCGGCCTGGTAGGCCGTCGTTTCCGGCAGGAGAACCACGAACTCCTCGCCTCCGTAGCGGCAGGCGATGTCGGATTTCCGGGTGCACCGGCGGATCGCGGCACCCAGCCGCTCGATGACGCGATCTCCCTCCATGTGACCGTAGGTGTCGTTGAAGACCTTGAAATCGTCGATGTCGATCATCATGAGGGAGAGGGACCTGCAGTAACGCTGGGAGCGCGTCATTTCCAGGCCCAGCGAGTTGTAGAAGTGCCGCTGGTTGTAAAGCCCCGTCAGGTTGTCGGTAATGCTCAACTCCTCCAGGCGCTGGACGCTCTCCCGCAGGGCAGCCTCCATCTGCCGGCGCTTTGTGATGTCCCTGGACATGCCCTGCAGGGCGATGATTTCCCCGTTTTCATTGCGGATGCCCCGCATCACGTTCTCGATCCAGAGGACGGAGCCGTTTTTGTGGTAATACTCCATTTCGATCGTTACGGACCGGTCCGGATCGACGCCGGGCTGACCGTCGATCTCGAGCTCGTGGGCCAGACGCTCGAAGGCCACTTTCAGGGATTCCGGAGTGATCTGCTCCTCGACGGTCTGCTGGTAGCGCTCCTCCGGGGTATAGCCGAGGACGCGGAATATCGACGGGCTCACGTACGTCGTCTTCAGGTCCAGCCCCTGCGTCCACAGGATGTCTCCCATGTTCTCTACGAGGAAACGGAGCCTCTCCTCGTTTTCCAGGAGGGCCTGCTCCATTTTCAGCTGCTCCGTGATGTCCCGCCCCACTGCGTGGTAGCCGGCAAGATTCTGTTCCCCGTCGAAGAGGGCGATGAACGACCACTGGTGGCAGTAAATTTCGTTGCCGACGGCGATCCGGTACTCTGTCGTGATGGCCGGTTGTTCCGGTGTCAGGGACTCGTGCTGCGACCGTGCGAGCTCCCGACTTTCCTCCGGGATCAGGTCGTAGACGCTTCGCCCGATCAGGTCCCCCGGAGACCTGGAAAAGCAGGAGCAGAAGGAATCGTTGACAAAGGTGAGGGTGCCGTCGGGGAGGCAGTGGATGATGAGTTCGTTTAGCGGTCCCGAGGAAACGGCACGGCTCTCGATCCGTCGTTTTTGGGAGCTTGTCGCGGCCGGCGGCCGGAAGGTCGATTCCGCAGTCTCCCCTTCCCGGGAAGCTCCCGGGACGTAGACTCTGTCATGTCGGTCGCTCATTGTAATATCTGCTATGAAATCAAGTATTTGTCGGTTGTGTGGCGTGCGGTTGTTTGCTTACTTATCGTGGCAGGCCGGAGTCGTCAACGGAAAAATGTCGAAAACATTCAAGGAACGGCGCCGTGCTTCCGGAAAAGCTGCACTACGGCGCCGGCGACCTTCGCATATCCTTTTCCGTTGGGGTGGATCAGGTCCCCCTTGAGGCTGCCGTCGGACAGGACGTCCTTCAGCACTCGCTCCTCCAGGGGAATTTTCATCTCGTCGGCGATTTCCCGGTACAGGGCGGGCGGATTCAGGAAAGGCCCCGGCGCCGGAACGGCCAGCAGGACCACCGCCGCCTTTTTTTCCCGGATCAGGGAGATCATGGCGCGCAGATTCCGTGCCGTCTCGCGGGTATCCATCCTCCGGAGCAAGTCGTTTCCGCCGTGACAAAGAATCACCAGGTCCGGTTTTATTTCAGCGAGGACGGTGGGGAGCCTCCGGAGTCCTTCCGCAGATACCTCGCCCGGGACACCGGACCGGATGACCCGAATCTTCAGGAGTCCCTCCAGGATTTCCGGGTAGCTCTGTCCGGGGTCCGCCCCGTTGCCGGCGGTGAGGCTGTCGCCGAAGGCCAGGATCGTCTTGCCGGAATCGAGCCGCGGCAGCCGTTCCGCGTCTCCGCAGGAAACGAGAAAGGCAGGGAGAAGAAGAATAATAAAGAGTAATACCAGCGAAAAGGCCTGCCGTCCCCGCGGTCCCGACGAGGCGGAGCAAGGCGCGGGCCGGCATCGGCGGCTTCCCGTTGCGGAGGCGGGGGCATTTCGGGTAGAGGAAGAAAGCGCTTCATCACCAGAACGGGAACGCAAGGCCCCGGCTGTTGACGGAGGGGGAAAAAGGAGAGGACGATGATTCTGTATGCTGTGGCGGATGTTCATGGGAGAAAGGAAAACCTGGAGCGAATCGAAGCCGTCGTTCGGGAGCGGAAGCCGGATATCCTTGTCGCCGCCGGTGACGTGGCGACCCGCCGGAACGCCGCGCTTGTTCTGGAGCGGCTGAATGCGCTTTCCATTCCGGTTCTGGTCGTCCGCGGAAACATGGATCCTCCCGATTTTGACGGGGATGTGGCGGGATACCGGAATATCCGTTCCCTCCACCGGAGCGAAGTCGTGACCGGGGGCGTCCCTTTCGCCGGGATCAGCGGCACGATTCCCGTTCCCTTCCGCACCCGGATCTCCTTTCGGGAAGACCGCGAACTCACGGAGCTGAAGCTGCGGGTCCGCCGGGAGACGGTCCTGGTCGCCCATCCCCCGCCGCTGGGCGTCCTCGACCGGGCCTTCGGTTTGCTGCACGCCGGTTCACCAGGCCTTCGCGATTTTGTCCGGCAAACGGAGCCGCGTCTTCTCATATGCGGGCACATCCATGAAGCGGCCGGTGCGGAGCGGATGGGACGAACCCTGGTCGTCAACGCCGCCATGGGGCGAAGGGGGGGCGGGGTGCTGATCCGCCTGGGAGCGGATGGAGACATGCAGCTGGAATGGCCGTGAAGACTCGGGCGGCTGCCAGTGCTGCTGCGGACCGGCTCCCGAGGTTCGGCCTAGTCCTCCGGCAGCCTCTCGTGCGGTACGTCCAGCCAGTTGCCCGAGGGGATCGGTTTCATGCCTCCCGGAGTTCCATCGTACAGGTACGCCCAGGCCGCATAGGAGTTTCCGTCCTCGGCCCGGACCCTGATGATGGCGCGCCGGAAGAGAGAGCCGGTGGAGCCGTAACGCCGGACGGTCTCGACGATGTCCAGCATCTCGAAGGCCTTTTTCAGGTCCACCAGGGGGTAAAGCTCACCCTGAACCTCCTGTCCCTCGCGTTCCGCTGGGAACATGGCCGGGAAACCCTTCTCGCTTTTGTAGATGACTCCAGGGGCCTTTGCCCGCATGCCCGCCCGGTGGTCGCACCAGTGCTCCAGGATGTGGTGCCGGACCTCTCCTTCCATCAGGGTGCCGTATACGAAGAGCTTGTCGATATACCACGGGGGCTCCTTCCCTTGGGAAACCGGCCGGAGCATGAGATCGGTGAATCCGTGTGCGGCAAGCCCCTCCTTGACGATCCCGACGTACTCCGCCGTGGGCTTGACGAATCCGCCCTCCGTCAGGGAGGTGTCGACCTGGTATGTGACGGCGGAATGCTCCCGCCCGTCCTCCGTCAGGGCGACGACGTCGAGATGCTTGTAGTCCCGGGGGGCGCTTACCCTCCGGTCCATGATCTTCCAGCCCTCGGGCGTCATGTGGTATAAGACACCCGGGGTGGCCTGGCCGAGCCGGTGGCGGATGTTGAGGGAACCGCCCTCCCGGACGGGAGAGGGAAGGTTGAAAACGATCTGCGAGTCCGGCAGGTAGGCCCGGGCGAAAACCGGTCCCAGCGGGTAGGGCTGGTTGTTTT contains these protein-coding regions:
- a CDS encoding arylesterase — translated: MRSRSGDEALSSSTRNAPASATGSRRCRPAPCSASSGPRGRQAFSLVLLFIILLLPAFLVSCGDAERLPRLDSGKTILAFGDSLTAGNGADPGQSYPEILEGLLKIRVIRSGVPGEVSAEGLRRLPTVLAEIKPDLVILCHGGNDLLRRMDTRETARNLRAMISLIREKKAAVVLLAVPAPGPFLNPPALYREIADEMKIPLEERVLKDVLSDGSLKGDLIHPNGKGYAKVAGAVVQLFRKHGAVP
- a CDS encoding HIT domain-containing protein, which produces MDVQFAPWRMAYIKGEKAKGCVFCKEEAREDDLLLWEGTTCLVMLNRYPYNNGHLLVMPVRHVANIEDLTGEEKTELFDLLDRSVRVLRDALGPEGINIGINLGRAAGAGVEDHLHIHVVPRWSGDTNSMTVVGGIRIIPDSLTGTRDELKPRFEKAASGGVR
- a CDS encoding diguanylate cyclase, with the protein product MSDRHDRVYVPGASREGETAESTFRPPAATSSQKRRIESRAVSSGPLNELIIHCLPDGTLTFVNDSFCSCFSRSPGDLIGRSVYDLIPEESRELARSQHESLTPEQPAITTEYRIAVGNEIYCHQWSFIALFDGEQNLAGYHAVGRDITEQLKMEQALLENEERLRFLVENMGDILWTQGLDLKTTYVSPSIFRVLGYTPEERYQQTVEEQITPESLKVAFERLAHELEIDGQPGVDPDRSVTIEMEYYHKNGSVLWIENVMRGIRNENGEIIALQGMSRDITKRRQMEAALRESVQRLEELSITDNLTGLYNQRHFYNSLGLEMTRSQRYCRSLSLMMIDIDDFKVFNDTYGHMEGDRVIERLGAAIRRCTRKSDIACRYGGEEFVVLLPETTAYQAAVMAERMRADFRAHAFRPRNGETVHKTISIGISQCETEEESRSFITRADSLMYEAKRHGKDRVCLSLANQEQPRRRQAGAGMTSLKREGGGVMIPDRQEAVSLLEAHVTDERMLAHSYASEAVMRSLARRLGKNEDLWAMAGLLHDLDIERVGGDLTRHGIEAERILRERGYDPEMIDAILRHNETASKLPRKTDFHHALAAGETITGLITATALVQPDRKVASVKVKSVVKRMKEKAFAASVRRENILECETIGIPLPEFVELSLAAMCSVQEKIGL
- a CDS encoding carbohydrate kinase, with product MSEGPFILAIDNGTQSVRALLFDLRGNLVAKSRVLLEPYFSEKPGWAEQDPRYYWDRLCQACHELWRQKAVPKEAIRAAALTTQRCTVINVDREGRPLRPAIVWLDQRRTEGLKPIGGFWGAAFRVAGMTGTAAYLQAEAEANWIKTHQPDIWKKTHKFLFLSGYLTHCLTGHFVDSVSSQVGYVPFDYKRLRWASSWDWKWRILPVEPSMLVDLVPAAQTLGEISPEAAEATGIPAGLPLIAAAADKACEVIGAGCLEPDVACLSYGTTATINTTHRKYLEAIPLIPPYPSAVPGAYSQEIMVYRGYWMVSWFKREFADRELALAMEKGVEPEILLDELLRESPPGAQGLVLQPYWSPGVKVPGPEARGAIIGFGDVHNRAHVYRAILEGVAYALREGKERTEKRSGIPITAIRVAGGGSQSDGAMQLTADIFGLPTARPHIYETSGLGAAIDAAVGAGLHPDFPTAVREMTRVGRVFEPDPATHRLYDELYRRVYCQMYGRLKPLYEEICRIARL
- a CDS encoding sigma-54-dependent Fis family transcriptional regulator, whose product is MAKILIVDDDQGVREMLEIMLAREGYSVTCASDADKALNRCRKTAFDLVITDLKMPKIDGIEFIRRLKDVAPATMVILITAYASPETALLAMKEGAYDYVEKGFDFEDLKTIVRNALDKKGVRTEDARFLQHLEDIVSFGDMIGKSREMLKVYGTIKKVAETSANILILGESGTGKELVAKAIHEHSPRRKLPFVVINCGGIPENLLESELFGHMKGTFTGALTDKPGLFEIARGGTVFLDEIAELSPFLQVKLLRVVQEKTFRRIGGAEEIRVDVRIISATNQDLSKKVGDGTFREDLFYRLNVIPIHLPPLRERKEDIPALTQFFIEKYSRAFGKEVQRISTYAMELLMDYPFPGNVRELENIIERSIALETSNIILPENLVLSGSASGQALPVIDIDIPSEGILLNDELAEIERRIIRKALLMTEGSKTKAAELLHVSFDSLRYRMEKLGIA
- a CDS encoding LapA family protein, producing MKVVYIVLVLLFVLLVVTFSLQNQTDVVIQYYDLIPKVSIATYMIIFLSFLVGVIFTGFLGVIERFQLNRTITRLNKQIRELRREIRASEAPPVIEEGNPESKP